The genomic segment CTAAACTTAATTCTTATTCTTCTTGTTATTCGCCTCTATCGCTTTTTCAATTTGAGTCATACTGGCAGAGTTGGGGTCAGTTTGTGTGTGATAATAGGTTACCTTATTACCTTCTTGGAGTTCTACCAAGTCGCTTTTACTTGAAAGAGAGGCAAGTATTCCACCATGAGGGAGTACCAAGAGATGTCTGGAACGGTCAGGATAATCCTTCAAATTATAGATTTCTCGAAAAGAGGCTATAGTTGGAAAACGTTTGACACAGTACTCGATGGTTCGATTATTTTTCTGTTTTTGTTCGGGAGTATAAACGGAAAAACTAGTGATGGGTTTATTGATATAGGAGTAAATTCCTATCCCAATCCCTACTCCTATCAAGATAAAAGCAAAACCACTTAGAACTTTTTTCAAAGCTTACCTGTTCCTTTCACATAATAAAAAGCATTCGTTACATTGGTGAAGTATAGCATCGGTTGACCTGTATGGGACCTGTAATAAGTACTTGATGATGTAATTTTTGTACCATCCAATATCCCAGAAGTCATATTACTCACTTGAGTTAAAGTTCCAATGCGACCAGGTCCATTATATGTTAACCAATCTAAAGCGCATAATGTGCCATTTTCATCATCTCCAATCCAGTATCCTCCATATCTCCAAGTGTTAGTACCAGCATCTGAAAAATAGTCGGAAGTATAAGATGTCCCTGCCACATTTAATACTTTAGAAGAAGCAGGTGGAGTCGCACCAAAAACTTGAAATGGGTTATTTTGTGCTGCAAGAGCAGTTTCATATTTATCAAAAGCTACTTTTTCAGCTTGAGTTACAGTTATTGCGTTAAGACTAGTGGTACTATCTATAGTGACCCAAGAAGACTCATCAATTTTTCCATTGACCAAATCTCCTATTTTTGCTTCACCTTGCACATAACCTCCCAATGGCAGAGCAACTACTTTTTCATTTTGGTCGAAATTGCTGAATTGTTCGGAAATCTGTTCCTTAACGAGTTCAGTTGCGGTGTTTTGAATATCATCGGCCTGAACATTTGTAGGACTAAGCGCAAAGCTTCCAAGAGTTGCAGTAACTAATGCAGTACTTACTGCAAAGATTTTAAAGTTAGTCATGATAGACCTCCATATGTAAAGTATAAATCTGATTGCGAGTGCGCACTCTTTAATCACAAGCCTATTATATATAGAGAAGTAAGCGTTGTCAACGTTAAAAAAGTATGAGATTCTAATATTTTTTATGAAAAAATCTCCTAGGCAGGCGATCTAGGAGAATGAAGAGATATAAGTATGAAATTTACGTACTTTTAAGTAAAAAAATCAAGATTAGAAAAAAAGAAAACGAGAATTAATGTAAAAAGCTTGCCAATGTCAATATCAAGAAGAGATACAAGATGTTTGAGCGTATCAAAGTCTGGTTGCGCACGTCCTTTCTCCCAGCCACAAATAGTCTGCTTACTAAAATGTAATGATTCAGCGAGCGCTTTTTGGCTAAGTCCTTTTGCCTTTCTGGCTTCTCGGATAGTGTCTCCTAATTCTTGTGTGATTTCGGTTTTGAATTGTTTTGCAGTCATAATCACTCCTGAAGAAAAGCGTTTTCTTTATGATTATTATAACATTTTGATAAGAAAATATACCAGCACAAATATGAGTGATTGAGATATTTATAGAAGTAAGTACGTGCCAAAACTTTGAATTTCGTCTAACTAAATTCGGTGAGGAATTGCCCTTTTATCAGTCGCTTTAGCGACTAGAGAAAATGGACAAATGTTTTACGAAAATCCCACTGAATAAGTCTTAACTTTATTTTTGTTTTCCCGTTCGATTCAATATTAATGTAAGCACTCTGATAAAGAGTTTGGGATGAGCGCGTGCAATATGAACAATGGCACGGTCACCCATAGAATGGAAATATCGACGTTTGGGCTTTTCATCTGTCGCTGCTTTATAAAAGAGTTCGGCAAGTTGTAGAGAAGTTGCGCCAGCACCCAGACTTTCGCCAGATAAAGCACCACGAATACTAACTACGAGAGGTTGATAAGGACTATTTTGCTTTAGATTTTTTTCTGCATTTTCCATAGCAATCGCACCCCAACTTGAAGCTGTGCCACCAGGTTGAATAACGATTGAACGTATACCAAAAGCTTTGACTTCAGTATCAAGTGTATCAGACCATTGTTGCATTGCAGCCTTTGTCGCATGGTAAAAGCTCCCTAATGGCATATAAAGATCGCCACCAATGCTTGAAATATTGATAATTCGTCCAGATTTTTGTGTGCGCATTGTAGGTAGAACAAGTTGAGAAAGCTCTACTGCACCAAAGAAGTTAGTTTCAAACTGTTTACGGACATTTTCCATTGAGATTTCTTCTGCTGGACCATATTCACCATAGCCGGCGTTGTTGATGAGGACGTCGATGCGGTCTGCTTGGTTCAGGATTTCGGTGACAAATGCTTGGTTACTTTTGGAGTCTGTTACGTCAAGTTTGAGTGCAGTGATATTTTTGTCTGTTGGGATTTTTTTGACACGGCGAGCGCCCGCAAAGACCTGCCAACCTTTATTGGCAAAGAGTTTTGCGGCTTCGTAGCCCATGCCGTTTGATGCGCCTGTAATGATGACTGTTTTCATGATAAATGTCTCTTCCTTTTTAAATAAATGATTGTTCATTCACTTAAACATTATAAATGAATAATCATTCACTTGTCAAGTGAAGTGTCATTTAATGCAAAATTAGGGCATCTACTGAGAGTTCAATCATTTGATCAATTTCTTTTTCGGATGGACCTGTTCCACTACGAGCATGTGATGTTAGAACTAGACTGATTGCAGAAGCAGACCAAGTTAAAAGCAAATCAACTGGATAATCTTTGATTATTTTTGCTTCTAAAAGCCTATTATAAAGCGCTACTATAATCTCTGCGCGCTTCATTGAATAGGCAAGCCCTTCTGTTGAAATTTCGCTTGGATTTTCAAGTGCTTCTCGCATAAAAAGCGTCTCTCTAGGATTATTACTCCAAGAAGTAATCATAAAGCGAAGGTAGTTTTTAAGTTGAGCAAGGGGATTTTCACCAGCTTGTGAGATTGCTTCTGTATCACCATCATCAAGTAAATCTTTGACTTCAATCAAAATGCTACCTAGCATATCTGTCTTATCCTTATAATAAATATAAATCGTCGCGGGACTAACGCCAGCAATTTTGGCTACTTTTGCAATAGAAAGTCCGACAAGTCCAACTTCTTTGGTCAGTTGAAAAACGGCTTGGGAAATGGCTTCTTTTTTATTTTCATCAATTTTTCTCATAGTTTTATTTTAAGTAAATGAATATTCATTTGTCAAGGGGGATGTAAAAAAGAACAGCGTGATCTCTGTCATGCTGTTCTTTTTATAATTCATATTGTCTAAGAAGATTTGAGATGTTTTCTTTGTATTTGTCTAGAAAGGTCTGATTTTTAATACGTAGACAGCCTTTTCCAGTTGAAGATTTTGGGAAGTTTTTTGTGTATTGCTCAAATGTGGATGTCGTATCGTAGATATAGAGAGCAATATAATTTTTTTGAGGAGCGATATTGATATAGCCCGCATCTTCATAATCTGGTGATGGCCGTGGATTTTTTCCTAAAGCAAGAGCACAGAAGGTTTTTCCATTATCAAAAAGTCGTGGAGGATGGTTTGGGAACTGCTTGACAACGAGTTTCACTACTTGTCGCATGAGCTCGGAATCAAAGCTTTGTGCAATGAGCCCATCAAGATTTTCTGCTTTATTATACATTCTACCTCTTTACTTTTTTTCAAAGTAACGCATAGCAAGGAGAAGAGCTTTGCGGAAAACTTTGGGATGGTTTCTTGCAACATACACCATAAATTTATCACTAAAAGAGTGCAAATAGCGTAGACTAGGCTTGATATCTGTTGCTGCTTTATAGAAAAGTTCCGCTAAATCGGTAGTTTTTGCGCTATTTTTCATAAATCGTTCTAGACCCATAGCAACTGAACTTACAAGGGGTTGATAGGCAGAGTTCTCACTCATGTTCGCCTTAGAATTATCAAGAGCGATAGAACCCCAACTAGACTGTGTACCTCCAGGCTGGATACAGATGGAACGAATACCGAAAGGAGCGACTTCAAGATCAAGAACATCGGACCATTGTTGAATAGCTGCTTTTGTCGCGTGGTAATAGGCACCAAGCGGCATATAGACATCACCGCCAATACTTGAGATATTAACGATACGACCATAATTTTGAGCGCGCATAATTGGTAGGACAAGTTGAGTGAGTTCAACTGCACCGAAAAAGTTAGTTTCAAATTGTTTTCTTATCTTGTCCATTGGAATTTCTTCTGCTGGCCCATATTCACCATAGCCAGCGTTGTTGATGAGGACGTCAATGTGTCCTGCATCATTAAAAATCTGTTCAATGAAAGCATGGTTTGAAGTGGAGTCAGTCACATCAAGTTTGATGGCAACAATATTTTCACCATCTTGGGGAATTTTTTCGACACGACGTGCACCTGCGTAAACTTTCCAACCTTTTTTGGCGAACAGTTTTGTCGCTTCATAGCCCATGCCGTTTGATGCTCCTGTGATTGCTACTGTTTTTTGATCGGTCATAATATCACACTTTCTTATTTTTGATGTGGTTCATAATTTTGCTTTTGCGCTTGTAATGATTGTGTCCCAGTCGTTGTTTTCTATGGTATTTAAAAGCAGCATGAATGCTAAAACACTTTCATTTTTTTAAAGACTTTTTGTAGAGGTCTGAAGTTTTGATTTGGGCGGTCATTGCTGACGAAAATTCGTCTTTACGTTTTTCTTGAGTAGCGGACTGCTTGGCAGAGTAGATGTAGCGCGCCCAGTCGCGCTGATAACCTGACGTGAGGTTATCAAAGTAGTCAAGCGCTGTCAGTTCGGTCAGTAATTGACGAAGCTCTGGGAGCTTGTTTGTATAGTCAGTAACGCGTTGACTAGCTACAGGAGTTTTTCTTGTTTTTTGACTGGCTATATTTTTGATAGCAATGACGGTGTAAATCTCGTCAAGTGCAACCATACGATTGAATTTGAGTGTACTATCGGTAACGAGTTTACTATCAGGATTAATCTTTAATAAGTCAAAAAGTTCATCACGATGAATGGAGGTGCTAAACTTTTTGTTTCCAACTTTCGGATAGGCGACAACATAAAGGCCGTCAGGGGATACTTTATCACGATATTTAGCAAAAGACTTTGTAAATTCTTGGGGATTTGTGACGAAAGTAACGATGAGGTCGTAACTGTTTTTTTCGTCAGCATCCTGACAGTTTGTTAAGTCTGATAAATAGCTGCTATCGGGAAGATTGAGTACCAATTTATTGTTGAATTTGTTGAGATTGAGTTTTTCTACTAGCGTTTTTACCATCTATTTTCTCCGATTTTTAAGATAATTATACCACTTCAAATGGTAGGTGCAAACTGTTTATTTCTAAATCATTTTTGACTTCATTAGCTCTGATAAGTAGAAACAAAAAAACTCCCGAGGAGTAGACGGGAGTTTTAGGAGTAATTTATGAAAAAGTTTATTTAGGAGTATGAAAACATTATATGTCACAAAGCTGAAATGAAACTTAAATGAAAAGGAAAACCTTTTCTTTTTTATTTATTATAAAAATTAATTGTCGTATTAAGGAAAAATTCGGGAAGGCCATCGTATTTTTGAGTGTAATTTTTCCGAAATCGTTCATCATCACAATACATATGGGTCAAGCCGATGTGTGCCTCGGGTGTGACGCTGTGGTCTTCCCAGTAAAATTCGAGCCATCTTTTGTGAAGTTTAACAGCTTCAAAAGCGAGCTGCTCATCGTTGTCAGCATAAGCTTTTTCTAATATATTAATAATTTTTTCATGAGTTTCCTTTGTCCAACCAAAATCTGTTTCACTTTGGTTTAGAAATTTTTGGTTTGCTTTTTTGATAGTTTGCTGACCGTATTTTTGGCGGATTTCGATGCCATAATTTTTTTCATTTTCTTCTAGTTGTTGCTGTTTGAAAAGTTCAAAATCTTTTTTTGACATTTGATAATCTCCTTTTTCTAGTTTTGATGATAGGTGTTTAATCAGTGCTGATAAGGTATTTTGGCGTTCTGTCAGTACTGACAGATGTGTGGTCAGCGCTGTTTTTTCATCAATTTGTGCTGACAGAATTTCTTTAATTTTCTCTAATGGTACATTGAGCTGACGGAGACTCAAGATGTAGAAAATTTGATTGAGGTCATTGTCAGTATAGTTTCGATAGTCATTGTCAGCGCGACTGGGTGAGAGTAAGCCTACGGACTCCCAATGTCGCAAAGTTTTTGAGGTTAGCCCTGTGAGTTTAGTAACTTGTTTGATGTTCATATAAGACTTGAAGACAGGTGTCACAAGCGTGTCAACTGTATTTTCCTTTCGTTATAAAGTGAGAAGTTTAAAGATTAAATTTCTCCAAATCATCAGCTGATAAGTCTATTTTACAACTTTACCTTAGGTCAAGGTCAAGTGATAAGCTAGAAAGGCTTATATACCAAGTGCCGCGAACAATCTCTCGTGACTCGCCTACGTTTTTACCTACGCTCTACTCAAAAATTAGCGAAATCGGAGAAAAGTTTCATTTCATTTTCTGCCTTGGTTGGTTCTAAGTGACTATATGTGTCCATTGTCATTTTTAATGTTGCGTGTCCTAGTCTCTCTTGAATGACTTTGTAAGACATACCAGCATTGAGGCAAAGTGAAGCGTGTGAGTGTCGAAAACCGTGAAAACCAATATCTGGAACATTTGCACCCTTAAAAATAGTTTTCAGTGTCCTTTTAAAACTATTATAGTCAGCAACTCCCCCGGTCTTTTTTGGAAAGATAAGTTTTTGATTGGGTAGACCTAATGCCATAAAATATTTTTGTTGAAAAAGCCACCAAGATTTAAGTATCTTTTGAGCGTGAGGGTCAATATGTACAACTCTCACGCTTTTACTTGTTTTTGGAGAGTCTTGTATCTGCTGTTTAAGAGTGACATTCTTATTTACAGTAATCGTACCATTATTAAAGTCTAAGTCTTCCCAGTTTAAGGCGAAAGCTTCACCAATACGCAAACCAGAAGCGACAAGGAGACGGCATAAAGCAGTCATGAATTCATTTGTCCATAACCCTTTAGGAAGTCCTTCTAGATGTTTAAAAAATTGGTTGAGTTCATCCTTGGTTAAATGTTTTTGTTGCCTTGCAGTTGATTGTACTTTAACTTTGGGGATAAGAATGTTTTGACAAGGGTTAGAACTGACGATACCTAAAGACAGGCCGTACTTAAAAATACGGTTTGTAATGCTGAAATAGAGCCGATAATCACGGCCTTTTCCTTTTGCTCTTCTAGATTTATTACCAATTGGTAAACTAGCAGTTTCAGCCCATTGATTGACTTGCTTTTGAATGATATGTGGAGTGATTTTGTCTAACCTATATTCTCCAAAAGATGGTAATATATAGTAAGTGAGATAGCTGTGTATGTTCCCTAAACTACGCGGCTTTTTATCTTTTTTATAGAAATCAAACCAGAGTTCAGCAAGGTCTTTAAAAGTCTTGAGCTGCTTTTCCTTTTTGACACATCCATTTTTAATAAAATCATTTTGAAGCCGTGAGAGTTTAGTCTTAACGGCTTTTTTTGTGTTCCCACGCACATCAGTACGTACTTGCTTACCTGTGAGCTTGTCAATGCCAATATAAGCACCACGGAGGATGTAACGTATCTCTCCGCCTTTAGTTTTGTATTCTTTGATATTTAGTTTGTTCATGTTGGTTTGTCTTTCTAGCACCGCCCAGTACGCAAAAGTCAAAACATGAATATGGTAGCCCATAAAACCTTTTATATAAAGTTTATAGTTACTTTAAAATTATATTTTATTCATCATCACGAGATAAATTTTTAGCATCCTCTAGATAATCCATAATTGATTGTTCTTGTTGACCTTTCATAAGATAACCAATGTAACTTATTAATTCTTGTTGTTTGTCTATAGTTAGAGAGTGGAATGCATTGAGAATCCAGTCATCTACTTCCTTTTCTGAATGATTGAGTCGTCTTTCATTGTCTGTTAACTTTTTTTCAATCTTTTCTTTTTCTTGTTCCATGAAATGAATATTGGAACTAGCTATTCCACTTTTTACATACTTTAAAGCTGAAGTAGCTTGTTCCAGACTAGCTGCTATTTCCATTTTTGTATTATTGAATTTTTCTTTGTCACTATCTGTTTCCACAAGTGTTTCTAAATCATTTAATTTTTTATTCATATCCTCAAGATATGAAATATATTTATATAACCCAAAGTGATCTCCTTTACTTTCTAAATCAAGAACACGCTGGATCTCTTTATCATCACTCTTTTCAATACCCGACAAATAAGCAATCGAAACTCCAAAATAATCTGCTAATATTTTAGCCTTATCAACCCTTGGCTCTACACCTCGTGATTCATAACTTGCAAGTGTCGATTTTCCAATATTTGTCTTATCACTTAATTGTTGTAACGTAAGTCCTGCATTTATTCTTAACTCTTTGATTTTATTTGTCATATTAGCACCTCTTGAAAGCATTATATCATACTTAATTTAATTTTGTATAACTTTTTTGTTGACTTTTGCACGAAATTAAACTAAAATGATTTTATCGTTTAAAATTAAACGTAATTAAACTAGGAAGGAGCGATCTTGAAAGAGATAACAAGTGAAATTGCAAAAGCAATCCGGCGAAAAGCGGCTGATTTGCAGCTTTCTCAGAAGGAAGTGTGCAAAGAAATTGGTATAACTCCAAAGACATATTCACGTCTGAAGGTAGGCGGTTATCATGTAAGAGATACAGTTTACATAAAAGTAACTCAGTGGCTAGTAAAAGACTATTAAAAAAGCGCACCGCCCAGTACGCAAAATTGAAAGCAAGAAAGACTGCAATGTCATGAAACTATGTAGAAATGAGGATAAATGACCCCATTAGTATTATTTGACAGCCTAGACTTGTCAAAAGCAAGCAATGAAAATTTTTATACGACTACCGAGATTATTGCTGAACGATCAGATAATTCTTATAAAGTTGTATCTGATTTAGTTCGTAAATATCGTTCTGAACTTGAAAAAATTGCACCTCTAAATAGCTTTTTGAAAAAGCTAAATGCAAATGATGTAGGGCGTTCAAGAAAAGTTTATCATCTTAACGAACAACAAACTTTATTCTTTATTCCATTGTTGGGAAATACTCCTGCAGTTGTACAATTCAAGTTTGATTTAGCTGCTGCATTTGTAGCACTGAGAAACGAACTACAAGCCCGCAAGATTGCAAGAGCAGTTGAAAAGCCGAAAGGAATTACTCTTCATCAAGCTATTTCTGAGTGGAATCATTACCCACGGCATGGTAAGATATGGCATACGATTATTAGAAGTTTGCTTGCTACAACAGTAACAGGACTGACCAAGAAGCAAATTCAAGCTAGAGATACTGACTGGAGAAAAGAAAAAACGCTCCTAGACCTCTTAGATTCGGAGGAAATGGAACGTTATAAAATGCTCGAAAATATTGTGATATCCATGATTGAAGCTGGCTCTGACTATGACCCTATCAAAGCAGCAATCAAATCCACAATGACAACAAAAAAAGCTGAAACCACCACAGAAACAGCTTAAAACAATAGTAAGGCAAGCTCTTTACGAGTTTTGCTTTACTCAAATTATAACATATTTGAGGAGAAACACAAATGAACCATACAATCGAAGTATTATACCCAACTCACGGCACGCAATCAGGCGCACAAGTTCAGTTTGACCCAAGCACACACATTTGGACAGTTTGGACAAAACAAGGCTTAGAACGAACGTTTAGAAGCGTAACTTCTTATGTTAGATACATGACGAAAGGTTGATGGATATGATTGAAGATATTAATTTAAAAAACGCTGAAGTTTCAGCAATCCTAACAATGGTTTTAGATGAAATTCAAGGAATATATAATCTTGAAGAAGAAAATTGGCACCATGAGTTAGTTAGACTTAAAAGTACTCTATTTACTTCGCTTTATATGATGGATGAACGAGTACAAGATATTAATGGAATCGCTAGATTAATCATGAAAAAAGAAGTTCAAAAGGAGAAATCATGAGCCAAATATTATCAGAGCGAACAGAGCAAGAACTTGCTCAAGGTGTGTTGCAACGCTTGGATAAGCTTATAGAGCAGCGTGAGCAACTAAACAAACCATTTCCTTATGTGCAACAGTCCGAACTGATGAAAGAGTTAGGTGTGTCTACAACTTATTTTTCTAAGCTAAAATTACACGGCTTAAAACAGGTCATCTTGGAAGATGGCGATCGCACCGTTTGGTATTCCAAGCAACAAC from the Lactococcus allomyrinae genome contains:
- a CDS encoding helix-turn-helix domain-containing protein; the protein is MTAKQFKTEITQELGDTIREARKAKGLSQKALAESLHFSKQTICGWEKGRAQPDFDTLKHLVSLLDIDIGKLFTLILVFFFSNLDFFT
- a CDS encoding DUF1801 domain-containing protein, which translates into the protein MYNKAENLDGLIAQSFDSELMRQVVKLVVKQFPNHPPRLFDNGKTFCALALGKNPRPSPDYEDAGYINIAPQKNYIALYIYDTTSTFEQYTKNFPKSSTGKGCLRIKNQTFLDKYKENISNLLRQYEL
- a CDS encoding helix-turn-helix domain-containing protein; the encoded protein is MKEITSEIAKAIRRKAADLQLSQKEVCKEIGITPKTYSRLKVGGYHVRDTVYIKVTQWLVKDY
- a CDS encoding TetR/AcrR family transcriptional regulator → MRKIDENKKEAISQAVFQLTKEVGLVGLSIAKVAKIAGVSPATIYIYYKDKTDMLGSILIEVKDLLDDGDTEAISQAGENPLAQLKNYLRFMITSWSNNPRETLFMREALENPSEISTEGLAYSMKRAEIIVALYNRLLEAKIIKDYPVDLLLTWSASAISLVLTSHARSGTGPSEKEIDQMIELSVDALILH
- a CDS encoding helix-turn-helix domain-containing protein, which codes for MTNKIKELRINAGLTLQQLSDKTNIGKSTLASYESRGVEPRVDKAKILADYFGVSIAYLSGIEKSDDKEIQRVLDLESKGDHFGLYKYISYLEDMNKKLNDLETLVETDSDKEKFNNTKMEIAASLEQATSALKYVKSGIASSNIHFMEQEKEKIEKKLTDNERRLNHSEKEVDDWILNAFHSLTIDKQQELISYIGYLMKGQQEQSIMDYLEDAKNLSRDDE
- a CDS encoding MerR family transcriptional regulator, whose product is MNIKQVTKLTGLTSKTLRHWESVGLLSPSRADNDYRNYTDNDLNQIFYILSLRQLNVPLEKIKEILSAQIDEKTALTTHLSVLTERQNTLSALIKHLSSKLEKGDYQMSKKDFELFKQQQLEENEKNYGIEIRQKYGQQTIKKANQKFLNQSETDFGWTKETHEKIINILEKAYADNDEQLAFEAVKLHKRWLEFYWEDHSVTPEAHIGLTHMYCDDERFRKNYTQKYDGLPEFFLNTTINFYNK
- a CDS encoding Rha family transcriptional regulator; this encodes MTPLVLFDSLDLSKASNENFYTTTEIIAERSDNSYKVVSDLVRKYRSELEKIAPLNSFLKKLNANDVGRSRKVYHLNEQQTLFFIPLLGNTPAVVQFKFDLAAAFVALRNELQARKIARAVEKPKGITLHQAISEWNHYPRHGKIWHTIIRSLLATTVTGLTKKQIQARDTDWRKEKTLLDLLDSEEMERYKMLENIVISMIEAGSDYDPIKAAIKSTMTTKKAETTTETA
- a CDS encoding YdeI/OmpD-associated family protein: MVKTLVEKLNLNKFNNKLVLNLPDSSYLSDLTNCQDADEKNSYDLIVTFVTNPQEFTKSFAKYRDKVSPDGLYVVAYPKVGNKKFSTSIHRDELFDLLKINPDSKLVTDSTLKFNRMVALDEIYTVIAIKNIASQKTRKTPVASQRVTDYTNKLPELRQLLTELTALDYFDNLTSGYQRDWARYIYSAKQSATQEKRKDEFSSAMTAQIKTSDLYKKSLKK
- a CDS encoding SDR family NAD(P)-dependent oxidoreductase, yielding MKTVIITGASNGMGYEAAKLFANKGWQVFAGARRVKKIPTDKNITALKLDVTDSKSNQAFVTEILNQADRIDVLINNAGYGEYGPAEEISMENVRKQFETNFFGAVELSQLVLPTMRTQKSGRIINISSIGGDLYMPLGSFYHATKAAMQQWSDTLDTEVKAFGIRSIVIQPGGTASSWGAIAMENAEKNLKQNSPYQPLVVSIRGALSGESLGAGATSLQLAELFYKAATDEKPKRRYFHSMGDRAIVHIARAHPKLFIRVLTLILNRTGKQK
- a CDS encoding tyrosine-type recombinase/integrase, which codes for MNKLNIKEYKTKGGEIRYILRGAYIGIDKLTGKQVRTDVRGNTKKAVKTKLSRLQNDFIKNGCVKKEKQLKTFKDLAELWFDFYKKDKKPRSLGNIHSYLTYYILPSFGEYRLDKITPHIIQKQVNQWAETASLPIGNKSRRAKGKGRDYRLYFSITNRIFKYGLSLGIVSSNPCQNILIPKVKVQSTARQQKHLTKDELNQFFKHLEGLPKGLWTNEFMTALCRLLVASGLRIGEAFALNWEDLDFNNGTITVNKNVTLKQQIQDSPKTSKSVRVVHIDPHAQKILKSWWLFQQKYFMALGLPNQKLIFPKKTGGVADYNSFKRTLKTIFKGANVPDIGFHGFRHSHASLCLNAGMSYKVIQERLGHATLKMTMDTYSHLEPTKAENEMKLFSDFANF
- a CDS encoding SDR family NAD(P)-dependent oxidoreductase, whose translation is MTDQKTVAITGASNGMGYEATKLFAKKGWKVYAGARRVEKIPQDGENIVAIKLDVTDSTSNHAFIEQIFNDAGHIDVLINNAGYGEYGPAEEIPMDKIRKQFETNFFGAVELTQLVLPIMRAQNYGRIVNISSIGGDVYMPLGAYYHATKAAIQQWSDVLDLEVAPFGIRSICIQPGGTQSSWGSIALDNSKANMSENSAYQPLVSSVAMGLERFMKNSAKTTDLAELFYKAATDIKPSLRYLHSFSDKFMVYVARNHPKVFRKALLLAMRYFEKK